Below is a window of Ciona intestinalis chromosome 5, KH, whole genome shotgun sequence DNA.
tatatattttcttaccTTAGTTCCTTTGGTGCTGAAGAAATTCTTGTAGCCGTCTTTAAGCACATACACCTCGGGGTAATGTAGGTGAGGATAACGGTTAAGCTCCCTGTCTTTGCTACGGAGGGCTCGTGCCATACGTGGGCCACGTTCAGAGCTGAACTCGCAGTAGAAAATAAGGACTGGTGGTTTGTATTTATCATCGTTGTTGTCCGCCCACATAGGGTTTGAAGTGCTGAAATATCTGAGGAAACGGTGAGCGTTAAAATAGGTTCTAAAATGGGGGTGTTATTCGTTGTATTTAGATGTATATGTTAAATTgaaacttgtttttgtttattaaggTTGCcgtttgcttttaaataataaggGATTTTTTAATTACGAGTTTGGCtggttttatgtattttgttcTAATAACACAGAAGCCCGTTATGAAAAACAGTCATATTATTTAAGTGATCCTTTTATCTGAACACCTAAAGCACCACATataagttataatttatactCACCTTTTGTAAAGTTGTTCCTCTTCCCATATACTGTTGGCACCAAGCACATGACCTCCTTCATATTCGTATGGATATCTACAGTCAATCACTTCGAAACGACCAACGTCATACTTGTTGTTCACCAAATCGATAagctgtgacgtaacaaatgatgacgtcagtgaATGGTCATTAATtggaaacattttaatttattgggCTGTTTTATCAAGATTTTACGGttctattataaaatttatgctGCAGATTTGGCTACTTTCGTTTTAATGTAAgctaataatttaatatttaccgtTTTTGGAGTGATGTATTTAAGGTCTTGCTGCTTTCCAGACACAGTGGATAGAGTGCATACTCGGCTGAAATCTCCTACGAGGTTAGGGTCAGTGCAGCCCAAATCGACAGCGCGCATGATGTCGAGCTCATTGGCGGAGCGGGATCTAAAAATGAAgaataatatgttaaaacttaattttatttagtaataaaaatggcaaatgttgtttaaactgtaCAGTAAAAACTAGATGGTTCAATatttagttgttttgtttacctgTTTAATGAGACATTATGTTCGTCAATGGATTTCGTGGATGGGGAGTTAGATGATCCAAGAAGAGCAGACATTGAGTCATCTGCTCCTGTGCTGGTGGGTCTCCGGATGGCAGAAGGGGTGGAGGACTCGTCGATTCGCTCCTGGGAGCGTTTGAGAGCATGGAGTGCTCTTCTGGATGGGACGACTGGAGGAGCAGACGGAGATCGGAAAAGTTCGCGCGGTTTCGGCTGAAATCggaaacaaatgttaaaaatgggaaaaatattaaaatttgaaaatgtaaaaaaaaaatcttaaaaaatacaaaaaaatgtatcagGAAATAACACTTACAAGGCGTGTGACTATAGAGTTGTTCATTGAAGTATCTGGCTTGCTTGACAACAATAATGGAGCGGTGATAAGCCCGGCGATTCCTGAGGGTGCTTGCGGCGATTCGACTTCTAAGTTACCGCCGATCTTCTGAACTCGCACGTTCTCGCTCAGCATTTCTTCCAGCAGTTTCTCATCGGCGTCACTGCGGTCATActctgatgacatcatcatgacgtcatcttCGGAGTCTGAGTCGTTGGTGCTGCATAGGCGCGAGTGGGTAAGAGGGGAGTCGTCCTCAAATGCGAGCTGTAGAAGGAAAAAACAATGTTAGAAATAGGTACGTCCATTGTAAAGTGAAACTTAGAACAATACACGTTTATTTCGCAAGACTTAAAAATGCATTAATTTCTCACTGACACAGGATAGTGTTTGAAATACTATAAGACTTTGGGTATTTCAGCTTACCATTTGTGCGGGGGCGGATATAGGTCGGAATCCCTGCTTTATTGAAGCGATTGGAGAGGAATGCATAAACGCCGCTTCGGCAGATTTCGTTTTGCGTTGCATTGATGAAAATGCCATCCGTCTTCGGGATGAAGATCGAGCTTCCGTGAAAGAGGAGCCGCTGCATTTTGCTCTCTTGGAAGAAGCAGCAATGGAGCAGCTTGTCGCATCCAGAGATCGCTTGTTGGCTCGGATTGGGATCGGAGAGATGTTAGTAGAACAGCAGGGCGATGACTTAGCTCGGCCGAACGGGATAGCAGAGGCCGGACGCAAAGCTCGGCTCCCGCGGGAAGTAAGAGCCGCGATGCTGCCGGGGACAGCGCTTTTCTCCGGGGTCGATCCGCCAGCAGAAGAGCCGGTGGAGTCGCGCAGTCGTTGTTCTGCTTCCTTGTGTAACTGCTTATGGTCGACGGCGCTGAAAGCCGAGGTCGAGCTGGACGCGAAGTTGGTTGCCATGGGTGATGACGTCAGCATTGGTGACGTCACCATGGACGCGTGGCGGCGCAACGGAGTAGCAGGGCTGAACGTTGGCGAGGTGGGAAGGGCGAGAGGGCTTGTTACTTCAACAGCTTGGAGACGTTTTGAAAAGTTTCGCTTGGATAAACCCAAGTTATTCTCTTTGCCTGCGCTGTTTTCCGTTCCATAGAGTCTAAATCGAGCCTAAAgcgaaaatataaatattagaataaaaagtagtacttatatttaatatggAGTTATGGTCCTTCGGGAGTActaaaatgtaacttgctaaATCCTTGCGAGCCAGGGAAGTCCGGTCgcaacacgtgtgttctgtttcatacacctcgtgccagcttacgagttaccacgtgtgcaTGCACTACTTAACGAGTGTGGATTATTGTGTGTGTTACTTACGTTAGGCACAGACTTGAACCTCCTGAAAGAAGACTTGCCATCCTGGAATGAGGAGCAGTTCTCTTTTCTCTCTTGTAGGACACCGTAGTGGGAATCGACACCACTTTGCTCGGCAGGGGTGGAGGGCTCGGTAAAGCAGCCTTCTGTGgccaaaattaaaacatttagttCAACTGGTACATTGCATTACCAACGTAAACAGTTTAACTATTAATGCGgagttatatttttgttgagtTTATGAAGTATGGTATACCGTTTTATTGTAACTTAAAAGTTATAgcacaaaactaaaacattatCTTTTATGTTGGTCCTTCTTGAAGGACCAGAGATTTAGGTATTGActaaaaaattaggaaaatggataaaagtaattaaacCTGTCTTAATAGGAGTCTCTGACTCTGACATAACTTCTACAGTGTTTTCTGCTACGCTGACTAGATGGGGTGATACTGGCCTGAACATATGGCACGACTTGTTGTAAAAAGGTCTGAACATTTGCTTGCTGGCGGCTGCTCGTCGGTAAACTCGTCTAGGTCTTTTTAAATCTGTGTTTTGTAAATGCTGGTCTGTTTAAAGAGCGGTGAGGGTTTGATCGCCCATACTTACCAAAAGATAGCTTGGCAAACCGGGCCGGCAGCTGTTGTATCATATACCGCTCCATCATGTAATATAAGACTCCTGTTGTATCTAGATGACCTAACCTAACCCTAACCCTAAGGACCTGGGTATCGAAGACATGATGGTCAGATTCATGGGTCAGATACATGCTACCTTATGACCCGTCCTATGCGTTCTATTTCTATCCCCTATCTCGCAACCGTGCGTTCTGTCCTACCTCCTACCCCCTTCTTGCAAATGCTAACTGAATCGGTTTCACGGAGTTCGCATAAGTTATAGAGCTACTTTCCGTCTACATACGGTGCTTGTTTAATTAAGAGaactaataaaatacaaagcgAAGGTAGGCCAAGCCCGCTGTGAACGACCACAGGTAGTAACGATGACAAAACCTCGGCGACTAGAAGGAAATTGCCTACCTACGGTGCGACCTGGACTATATTATATTCGACCTCGATTCAAAGACACTGAAATTCACGAACAAGATGAAACTCGACCATGCTAATGTATATACCCGTTTGTACATGGATAAGATGCAATTGCAAACTGGTCGACCGACTGTTTGGTTCATGCACTGCGCTTGCAACGAACAGACTGATCGCTGCTGTCACTGTCTGCATGGTCAATGCGAGCGTCGAGAAAAAGGCCAGTAATGACGGCATTGTGTCATACACAGCCACCTGAGCGCGTGTCAGGTCCGCCGCTACCAGCTGAGATCTCACAAAATCCATCCGCTTTCGCACGTCGGGTAATTGCCGGCTCGGCTACGCGCAAAGGTAGAAGCAGGTAGCAGACCTAATTAACGGCAAGCGCACCGGTAGACTCATTACGGTACACCACTCTGTTCTGCTTCCACGAAGCGCTGGAGAGAATACACTCTGTACCAATGCTCTCAGCGTTCTAATGCGCGGCCGGAAAAGTTTTAACTCATAACGCATGTTCGTGCCGCTGATTTATTGCATAATTAATGGTGCGACGAGTTTATAAGGTCGCCCTGCAAGCGCCTCTAAATCGCCGCCGATCTGTTTTGATCGTCCGGCGTCGCTAAGTGTTGTGAACCATAAAGAGATAGTTCACCGAGCACGTAATAGTTTACAACATATACATGATTATAAGCAGGAATTATTTGTGGTTTGAAACTGGGCTAGTGGTTTGCGGTAGTACGCCGGAAATTATACCTGCAATTTCACGAATGGTTTCAAAAGAAGGCTTGATTCGCACGCTCGAAATGAACTGAGAATTCGACTCGGTATTTTGGGCCCAAACGATGACACGACCGTCACGCTTCATATGCTGCGGCGAGCGTAGGCAGTTGTTTACCCGAGGCGAGCGCTCATTGGTCGGGCGAAGGTAACAGGAAAGGCGAGGCAAATTTAAACCGCTGGACGGTTGGTCGGGGGACGCTACAAGTCATGGCAGGCTGGGTACGGGTCTTTGAAAAGCAAACGGCGTTTCCATAGGGATATGCTCCGGTTATGACGTGTTTTGTTACTACAATGGTTAGTAATGGAAAACATGCCCGTAAAGATAAACGTGGGTTTTGCAATCGAGTTCGGGGATGTTGATCGACCTGTTCACTGCGATAAAAGGGCCATTAAGTCGGTTTCCTGAATTAATAACGCACAAGTAAACAGCCAGCGCTTCAAAGCTGCCCGCCAGTGTACGAGGTGGAAAAGCACACTTAACGTAAAGGATAAAGGGCGCTATCTCTGTTTCTAGGTCGTCGAGATGGCAGTCGGACACTAAGGTACCATAAAGGGTTGTAAAAGGCGACGGGCCGTACAGAGTTAACTATTTCCAATCGAACAACCGAAAAGGCGCTGTGGTGATGGGCTTAATTAACACAATACAATCAGCGATGTGTGTAGTGACTTGATTTACGGCTTCGTTGTGGACGACTATTGGGGTGACAGCGAGAGTGAGATTACAATAAGGTCATATATACGGCCAAAAGATCCCTGCTGGGCGATGGTGGCTCGCCAAGCAGATTGTTTGCATTGAATTGAAAATAGCTTAAATATTACTCAAGCCATACCACGAAAAGTGCGGGCGAGCTTAAACCATGAGTCGCTTACGGGTGGTTTGAATTACGCGCCGACGTTGAGCAGTTACCCTCCATTGTTTAACGCAGGTACACACTAAGGTAGACACTACTGATTCGTTAAATACAAAGACCGTTAAATGTGGTTTAGGGTTAATGCTAAAGTTCTTGGTAGCGGTGAAGTTCGTATTGAAGTTAATTTGACGGCGGGATGCATGGTTTTGCTTCCGGTGTCCCATTGTGTGTGTAAACCAACACTCGCTGATTTTCACGCGCCGCGGAAGCGCACGGCGATCGAGGCCGatttatgaatgaaactttCAAACTTCGAGCGCGAAAACcgcctttgtgacgtcacaagcgtAGGCCAACTACCGGTCGCGATGAGACCCGAGAGAGATCGGCGCGAAATACAAAAGCTTCGGCGGAATTCGGGTGGAATTTCGTTGAGGTATCTGAGTAGGCGTAAGTGCTATTTGTGGCGAACGAAACCCGGTCGCTCCTTTCATTAAATTAACGATCCGGACTGCCTACGTATTGAATAGCAGATGTAAACTTTGTTCAACAAATCCGGCTTTAACGGGGAATTAACGGAAAGTTGACTCGTTTCGCTCCACCGGAGTTAATGAAAATGGGGAATTAATCTGTACGTTTAATTAGATGGCCGTTTAATCTGGTCAATAGCAACGTCTGTAATCCCAAACACAAACTGTAGCGCTGATACCATAtgataaaaaaggaaaaaaaaaatcgaaccGCTATGATTTATGAGATCGAGGCGAGATCCTGTGTTTAAAGATATcatttgttataacttttgtgacgtcattttagtCGTTACGTCATACAACGCTAACATGCCCAGGCGAGCTCTAGGCAAGATAGCGTTGTCCAATATTAAACTGCTTTCTTGGCAATGCCTGTAATAACACATGGAGAGTGGATTTTAGCAGATTTGCTCTATAACATAAGGCTCTCAAACCTGCACTTTCACATGCGCTATACAAATATAAGGGTGTGGGAAAAGACTGGAAACGGACCTGGACAACTTACATTTTACGAAACAATGAAATAATCAGATTATAAACGGTGGGAAGGGAAAGTAACAAACGCACTTGACGCTTTACATGCACGGATTTCCACAGTTAAGTTGGCTGTATAATTAAGTTTATAATCTGGGTCTTGTTGGTAAATGTGATCTATACGAGTGTCTGATCTGTGCCGGTTGGCGATCGGTTTAGCTGATTTAGGTCGAGTCGACCTGAACCAAAATTGTTGCTGATTTTACTCTTTTAAACTAAAGGTTAAATGTTAGTTGTGATTT
It encodes the following:
- the LOC100177918 gene encoding M-phase inducer phosphatase 1 isoform X4, with translation MYLTHESDHHVFDTQVLRVRVRLGHLDTTGVLYYMMERYMIQQLPARFAKLSFGCFTEPSTPAEQSGVDSHYGVLQERKENCSSFQDGKSSFRRFKSVPNARFRLYGTENSAGKENNLGLSKRNFSKRLQAVEVTSPLALPTSPTFSPATPLRRHASMVTSPMLTSSPMATNFASSSTSAFSAVDHKQLHKEAEQRLRDSTGSSAGGSTPEKSAVPGSIAALTSRGSRALRPASAIPFGRAKSSPCCSTNISPIPIRANKRSLDATSCSIAASSKRAKCSGSSFTEARSSSRRRMAFSSMQRKTKSAEAAFMHSSPIASIKQGFRPISAPAQMLAFEDDSPLTHSRLCSTNDSDSEDDVMMMSSEYDRSDADEKLLEEMLSENVRVQKIGGNLEVESPQAPSGIAGLITAPLLLSSKPDTSMNNSIVTRLPKPRELFRSPSAPPVVPSRRALHALKRSQERIDESSTPSAIRRPTSTGADDSMSALLGSSNSPSTKSIDEHNVSLNRSRSANELDIMRAVDLGCTDPNLVGDFSRVCTLSTVSGKQQDLKYITPKTLIDLVNNKYDVGRFEVIDCRYPYEYEGGHVLGANSIWEEEQLYKRYFSTSNPMWADNNDDKYKPPVLIFYCEFSSERGPRMARALRSKDRELNRYPHLHYPEVYVLKDGYKNFFSTKGTKQYCDPPTYRPMTHEDYTRELRMCRIKSKTWAGEKTKCSLYNRLKRL
- the LOC100177918 gene encoding M-phase inducer phosphatase 1 isoform X2 yields the protein MTDSGFSSAASNRSSSSIIRPAILNSFDGSNPKNNLSETGQSISGGRYSGLPKPACLQNSTGRPVIPNRLLYGRNHGGYSPGLYSPKEMSPMSSLAFDFRDLNTSQEASDTPRKRLSLSSLSNTDSPQVGPGTLSFASSFNSPSQVDDGCFTEPSTPAEQSGVDSHYGVLQERKENCSSFQDGKSSFRRFKSVPNARFRLYGTENSAGKENNLGLSKRNFSKRLQAVEVTSPLALPTSPTFSPATPLRRHASMVTSPMLTSSPMATNFASSSTSAFSAVDHKQLHKEAEQRLRDSTGSSAGGSTPEKSAVPGSIAALTSRGSRALRPASAIPFGRAKSSPCCSTNISPIPIRANKRSLDATSCSIAASSKRAKCSGSSFTEARSSSRRRMAFSSMQRKTKSAEAAFMHSSPIASIKQGFRPISAPAQMLAFEDDSPLTHSRLCSTNDSDSEDDVMMMSSEYDRSDADEKLLEEMLSENVRVQKIGGNLEVESPQAPSGIAGLITAPLLLSSKPDTSMNNSIVTRLPKPRELFRSPSAPPVVPSRRALHALKRSQERIDESSTPSAIRRPTSTGADDSMSALLGSSNSPSTKSIDEHNVSLNRSRSANELDIMRAVDLGCTDPNLVGDFSRVCTLSTVSGKQQDLKYITPKTLIDLVNNKYDVGRFEVIDCRYPYEYEGGHVLGANSIWEEEQLYKRYFSTSNPMWADNNDDKYKPPVLIFYCEFSSERGPRMARALRSKDRELNRYPHLHYPEVYVLKDGYKNFFSTKGTKQYCDPPTYRPMTHEDYTRELRMCRIKSKTWAGEKTKCSLYNRLKRL
- the LOC100177918 gene encoding M-phase inducer phosphatase 1 isoform X1, which codes for MTDSGFSSAASNRSSSSIIRPAILNSFDGSNPKNNLSETGQSISGGRYSGLPKPACLQNSTGRPVIPNRLLYGRNHGGYSPGLYSPKEMSPMSSLAFDFRDLNTSQEASDTPRKRLSLSSLSNTDSPQVGPGTLSFASSFNSPSQVDDEGCFTEPSTPAEQSGVDSHYGVLQERKENCSSFQDGKSSFRRFKSVPNARFRLYGTENSAGKENNLGLSKRNFSKRLQAVEVTSPLALPTSPTFSPATPLRRHASMVTSPMLTSSPMATNFASSSTSAFSAVDHKQLHKEAEQRLRDSTGSSAGGSTPEKSAVPGSIAALTSRGSRALRPASAIPFGRAKSSPCCSTNISPIPIRANKRSLDATSCSIAASSKRAKCSGSSFTEARSSSRRRMAFSSMQRKTKSAEAAFMHSSPIASIKQGFRPISAPAQMLAFEDDSPLTHSRLCSTNDSDSEDDVMMMSSEYDRSDADEKLLEEMLSENVRVQKIGGNLEVESPQAPSGIAGLITAPLLLSSKPDTSMNNSIVTRLPKPRELFRSPSAPPVVPSRRALHALKRSQERIDESSTPSAIRRPTSTGADDSMSALLGSSNSPSTKSIDEHNVSLNRSRSANELDIMRAVDLGCTDPNLVGDFSRVCTLSTVSGKQQDLKYITPKTLIDLVNNKYDVGRFEVIDCRYPYEYEGGHVLGANSIWEEEQLYKRYFSTSNPMWADNNDDKYKPPVLIFYCEFSSERGPRMARALRSKDRELNRYPHLHYPEVYVLKDGYKNFFSTKGTKQYCDPPTYRPMTHEDYTRELRMCRIKSKTWAGEKTKCSLYNRLKRL
- the LOC100177918 gene encoding M-phase inducer phosphatase 1 isoform X3, whose product is MYLTHESDHHVFDTQVLRVRVRLGHLDTTGVLYYMMERYMIQQLPARFAKLSFEGCFTEPSTPAEQSGVDSHYGVLQERKENCSSFQDGKSSFRRFKSVPNARFRLYGTENSAGKENNLGLSKRNFSKRLQAVEVTSPLALPTSPTFSPATPLRRHASMVTSPMLTSSPMATNFASSSTSAFSAVDHKQLHKEAEQRLRDSTGSSAGGSTPEKSAVPGSIAALTSRGSRALRPASAIPFGRAKSSPCCSTNISPIPIRANKRSLDATSCSIAASSKRAKCSGSSFTEARSSSRRRMAFSSMQRKTKSAEAAFMHSSPIASIKQGFRPISAPAQMLAFEDDSPLTHSRLCSTNDSDSEDDVMMMSSEYDRSDADEKLLEEMLSENVRVQKIGGNLEVESPQAPSGIAGLITAPLLLSSKPDTSMNNSIVTRLPKPRELFRSPSAPPVVPSRRALHALKRSQERIDESSTPSAIRRPTSTGADDSMSALLGSSNSPSTKSIDEHNVSLNRSRSANELDIMRAVDLGCTDPNLVGDFSRVCTLSTVSGKQQDLKYITPKTLIDLVNNKYDVGRFEVIDCRYPYEYEGGHVLGANSIWEEEQLYKRYFSTSNPMWADNNDDKYKPPVLIFYCEFSSERGPRMARALRSKDRELNRYPHLHYPEVYVLKDGYKNFFSTKGTKQYCDPPTYRPMTHEDYTRELRMCRIKSKTWAGEKTKCSLYNRLKRL